GTTTGGTAATGATGGTGATGGTAAGCTCAAATCAGCAGAAGgtatcacaacacacaacaacaaagtatatGTTGCTGACGATCAAAACAAACGTATTGCAGTGTTCCAAACTAATGGTCAATTCTGCACCTCTTTTGGTTCTGAACACTTGAGTCATCCCTATGATGTAGCAGTTAACACAAATAATCAGTTGCTTGTTGTTGATTGTAGTAAACAATGTGTAGTCACTTTTACTCTCGATGGTCATTATGTAGACAAATTTGGTACACAAGGATCTGGTAGGGGTCAGTTTAGTTATCCACGTGGTCTAGCCATTGATATTAATGGGTTCATCTTAGTAGCTGACTCTAGCAATCATCGAGTATCAATCTTTGACATGTTTGGAAACTACATTGATAATTTTGGTTCCAGTGGATCTAATGCTGGTCAGTTTAGTAACCCTTGGGGAATAGCTCTTAGTCCTAATGGTAGCATCTATGTTAGTGACAGTGATAACAAAAGGGTTCAAATCTTTTCCAACTACTAACATCTAACACTTTTATTATTTCACACAACTGACTACTAATTCTATACACTATTACTGTACACGTGACATGTGTATACACACactttattaatttttgtatttgACTATAGCTATACCATTGTAATATCTACTAGCACTGTAACTACTAACTTGTATCAATCAACTGTTGTATAAGTGTTATTTTgtaaatcacacatacacacatcttgtacacacatacaaaacaatacaTTTCTGTACTTTTAATATTTGTacacacactttattaccaTCCATTGTGAAATagttaaataaaattaatggttgatgtgtttgtgttgAACTATGTACAACTGTGTTTCTaattaattattagttttcTCAATAGAGTGTGATTTcaattagggatgcggcgattatgtcGGCATAAtgtcgggaataataggtatgtgtgggaatcaggaattatgctagcattttgaggtgattataaagctttaacagtaggaaaatctacagattgcacaattccgttaaaaagatcgatatactcaaatagagcagttagaaactctaatagaacagtcaccgaatattatttactctaataaaacagtcatattgaaatgaaatactctaatacagtaaccagctacagaattcaagactatttgaagcttaaacatcaaggaaaatggtctgatacagcaataagctggcattattagccaattatggtggcataattttgggaataatgggcaattctcaaaagcataataggtgattttttgaacactgctcaaaaacataatgctcaatttttggagcataatagcctcatgcctaatttCAGATAATTTAAGAGGAACGAGTGAAGGATGCATGGGGAAGGAAGAGAGGCAACTCAGtcataaaataataatttgGTCTGTAAAATCctatgatgtataaaattaatgtgaaatAATAGATGTTCTAGGGGTCTATAGTCTAGTTGTTTAACGAAGACTCATGTAAAGCAGAGATCTAGACCAACTATACCTAATGTCTGACTCACTTAATAGGGGCAATGGCCGGACAAAGCTTTGTTGAGGTCTTCAATACCCAGACCATCATTCACTGGACTTTAACAAGGTGTAGATTAGCCTCAGTGTAGTTGCAAAATtctgcatgcatatatagtggTAGTACTAACAAGAAAATTATTGATGTGTTGACACTTGTAATAGAGGACAACTATAGAAATGACAACTAGCCTGTCGTATAAATCTACTTCAATGTTGGTCTGGTGTGTGTAAGTTGTGTACAAACTACAACCATAATGTTGTTATTAACCAACCAATACATACTAATCATCTTGCTGGTGTTAACAAAGCTCCTCACAGGTGTGATGTAGAGGTCATGGTTCTTATCCAGTAGGATCAGTTGTTGGGTAGTTGGGGGACCACGATGATCAAGTGTAATTGTCAACAATTCAGTGTGGTGTTTTAGTGGCTTCCCTGATGAGGAGGATGTACCCAGTGGCTTTATATAATATTAGACATACAAAACTGCAGCTGGTATATACAGCAGACCACTCTCAGAAGAATATTTGACTAAGACATTATACCAGATTAGAGGCCCTAGAAAAACACATTAACACtgccaaatactctaattgagcaatcAGACTGAACATTGTAAGCGTTTCAATAAAAGTACGCAGTTTGTATAAAAAATTAaatttacaaattacaatatttTATCATCCAGGAGTGATAGGAATTGAGTCATCAATTGAAAGTTGTTGGGACCATTGGTACAGTTCATCAGCTTCTCTTTCCCAATCATCGTCATCATCGTCTTTAGTAGGAACATCATTTGACGTGCTAGTATGATCGTCTCTCATCTCCATGCCTCCTTGACTCTACAACAAACACATTGACATCAGGTACGTTAATGTGAATGGTTCTAACTTTATAAGGTCTGTTTCTTTCAAACATCTTTCTCATTTTTTCAACACGTAAGTGAGCCTTTTTTTGACCTTCTTGAAGACTCTCTGGAAGCAGACGCAGCACATCCAGAATGCTTGGGTGGTGATCT
This portion of the Dysidea avara chromosome 12, odDysAvar1.4, whole genome shotgun sequence genome encodes:
- the LOC136239878 gene encoding uncharacterized protein CXorf58 homolog — protein: MDESPAYLGGKDNTWRNLKLDTLPRGNKFYSIMDYLSAWPLLKEGNSFQKMRTFHDHLPKKKRLDLTIKFVDHHPSILDVLRLLPESLQEGQKKAHLRVEKMRKMFERNRPYKSQGGMEMRDDHTSTSNDVPTKDDDDDDWEREADELYQWSQQLSIDDSIPITPG